TTCGGAGGCCCGCAGGGAAAGCTGGGATTTCTTGAGCGCGTCGATATCGATGAAGGTCATCACCCACCCGGAAAAAGATTCAGCCCCGATCAGGTAGGGCATGACCCGCATCAAAAACCACTGTCCGTCGGTGGTCTGGATTTCCTTCTCTATCCGCTGATCACTGTGCTGCACCGTTTCGATCAGCCGCGGCAGGTCGATGTCGGCCAGGCGGTGGGACACCTGTGAAAGCCGGCGGCCGACGTCACCCTCGGTGAGGTTGAACAGCCTGGAGATCCGTGGCGTGAATTTTCGGATCTCCAGGTTTTCGTCCAGAAACAGGGTCTCCACCCCCGTGCCGGCCATCAGGTTGCGGATGTCGTTGTTCAGTTCGGTCAACTCCATGATTTTGCGTTGGTGCTCGGTGTTGACGGTGTGCAGCTCCTCGTTGACCGACTGCAGCTCCTCGTTGGTGCTCTGGAGCTCTTCATTGCTGGCCAGCAGCTCCTCGTTGGTGGCCTGCAGCTCCTCGTTGGAGGTTTCCAGCTCCTCGATTGTGGCCTGGAGGTTTTCACGGGTGAACTGCAGCTCCTGTTCCAGGTCCTGGATGCGCTGGGCGGCGTCCTTGTCCACGTCGTAGGCGGGTGTGTCGGCAGCGGCGCAGGCGCCGCCGCCGTCGGCATTTTCGATGAACACGGCCGCCAGCGGCTCCTGGCCCTTCTTCTGGCGAAAGGGCTTGATCCGCATATTCAGCACCCGGATCCCCTCGGGCTGGCGGAGGCGGATGTTGGTGTAGCGAACCTCCTCTTTGCGCTTGAACGCCTTTTGAATGCCGGTGGAGAGCGGAATGCGGAGCTCCTTGACGGCGATCCGCGCAATGTTGTTGACCACCCGGCCGGATGGGTAGCCCAGAATGCCGCCGGCATCGCCCAGCACGTGCAGCA
This window of the Desulfobacteraceae bacterium genome carries:
- a CDS encoding PAS domain S-box protein codes for the protein LHVLGDAGGILGYPSGRVVNNIARIAVKELRIPLSTGIQKAFKRKEEVRYTNIRLRQPEGIRVLNMRIKPFRQKKGQEPLAAVFIENADGGGACAAADTPAYDVDKDAAQRIQDLEQELQFTRENLQATIEELETSNEELQATNEELLASNEELQSTNEELQSVNEELHTVNTEHQRKIMELTELNNDIRNLMAGTGVETLFLDENLEIRKFTPRISRLFNLTEGDVGRRLSQVSHRLADIDLPRLIETVQHSDQRIEKEIQTTDGQWFLMRVMPYLIGAESFSGWVMTFIDIDALKKSQLSLRASENALSESESKFRLLAENIQDVFWMRTPDLSRTVYVSPAYEKIWGRSLQDIYENPRAFIQAIHPEDRGRVFEELGRHSQGVWDVEYRIQKPDQSVSWIHDRGFPILDDRGRLGMMCGFASDVTVRKTREEVCLTSVSRFKNTFETANVGIALIDSKGQTLESNPTLQAMLGYSGAELRRMPLEAFSHPQDRDADRIFSREIAAGTRDFYHLHKHLLRHDGTPLPVKLTLIALRDGSGNPDYAIALVEQAPGRQTAAPA